One stretch of Lacrimispora sphenoides DNA includes these proteins:
- a CDS encoding Crp/Fnr family transcriptional regulator, with translation MELKCSCCNKLCTSKIPLFEPLSIEEQKELVSRARHLDFKRGETVFHEYDPADKILVIRYGKVKVSRYSLEGKEYVLDILAEGDIYGEQNIFGGKAFEANAIALGECGVCLISLTDIQELILKKPEIGVKLLNVVGQKLSAANELVQLLSVNDAKARVAGFLLFRSSRIKEETIELTRDDISAYINVRRETISRKLGELRKEGAIELEGNRKIHVRNKDILRDIFDNET, from the coding sequence ATGGAACTTAAGTGTAGTTGCTGTAATAAATTGTGCACTTCAAAAATCCCTCTTTTTGAGCCCCTTTCTATTGAGGAGCAGAAGGAACTGGTATCAAGGGCCCGGCATCTGGATTTCAAAAGAGGGGAAACGGTTTTTCATGAGTATGATCCGGCAGATAAAATACTGGTCATCCGTTACGGAAAGGTTAAGGTCAGCCGCTATTCCCTGGAAGGAAAAGAATACGTTCTTGATATACTGGCAGAAGGCGATATCTATGGAGAGCAGAACATATTCGGCGGAAAAGCCTTTGAAGCAAATGCCATTGCCCTGGGAGAATGCGGAGTATGTCTTATCTCCTTGACGGATATCCAGGAACTGATATTAAAAAAACCTGAAATCGGAGTCAAACTATTAAACGTGGTAGGACAGAAGCTGTCAGCGGCAAATGAGCTGGTGCAGCTATTGTCCGTCAACGATGCCAAGGCCCGCGTCGCTGGCTTTCTTTTATTCAGAAGCAGCCGGATTAAGGAAGAAACAATTGAATTGACCAGAGACGATATATCCGCTTATATTAATGTCAGAAGAGAAACCATAAGCAGAAAGCTTGGAGAACTTCGCAAAGAAGGCGCTATTGAGTTAGAAGGGAATCGTAAGATCCACGTCAGAAATAAAGATATTTTAAGAGATATTTTTGATAATGAAACTTAA
- a CDS encoding helix-turn-helix transcriptional regulator — protein MLSTERGVISGSDYYVYTPSALAKRIFLYPINMGLFRYEPGYSLHRNSYDSFLIMFIRRGECQVETGGRVFPAGEGQVVILNCFEPHAYWTTTGWEAEWLHFDGIGAAGYYDAILDGGPPVITLRDTYRLEKYLHKIYLQFRECISIKEAWLNNYVVNILTELLVNRDFERSENVSSSIIEDTIAYINEHLTDPLTLKDLADQASLSPFYFSRLFKKESGFSPHEYVIAARVNNAKFLLKSLDISIKDICFSTGFTSESSFCTTFKKVTGITPSEYRFSIRN, from the coding sequence ATGCTGTCTACAGAACGCGGGGTCATCTCAGGGTCGGATTATTATGTTTATACGCCCAGTGCCCTGGCAAAAAGAATTTTCTTATATCCCATCAACATGGGACTTTTCCGGTACGAACCCGGATATTCCCTTCATCGGAATTCCTATGACAGCTTCCTCATCATGTTCATCCGGAGAGGAGAATGCCAGGTTGAAACAGGCGGACGAGTCTTTCCTGCAGGCGAAGGGCAGGTAGTGATACTAAACTGCTTTGAGCCTCACGCCTACTGGACGACAACGGGCTGGGAAGCGGAATGGCTCCATTTTGACGGCATAGGTGCGGCAGGATATTATGATGCAATCCTGGATGGCGGCCCTCCGGTCATTACCCTGAGGGATACCTACCGTCTGGAAAAATATCTGCACAAAATTTATCTGCAGTTTCGGGAGTGTATTTCCATCAAAGAGGCCTGGCTGAACAATTACGTTGTTAATATATTAACGGAGCTTTTGGTTAACAGGGACTTTGAGCGCTCAGAAAACGTCTCTTCCAGCATCATTGAGGACACCATTGCCTACATCAATGAACATCTGACCGATCCCCTTACCCTAAAGGATCTGGCGGATCAGGCTTCCTTAAGCCCCTTCTATTTCAGCCGGCTGTTTAAAAAGGAATCCGGATTTTCGCCTCACGAATATGTGATCGCCGCCAGGGTCAACAATGCCAAGTTCCTATTAAAGTCCCTGGACATCTCCATCAAGGACATATGCTTCAGCACAGGCTTTACCAGTGAAAGCAGCTTTTGCACCACCTTTAAAAAGGTGACGGGAATCACGCCTTCCGAATACCGTTTTTCTATCAGGAACTGA
- a CDS encoding arabinose ABC transporter substrate-binding protein: MKKTAAIILAAAMAMGLTACSGFGDEKPAETTTAGTAETTTGGTQTEAGAKGVVYGIYKAGDQTWFIDEGAAAQKAVEEKGDEFIYVDAKMNPEEYLKAIDNAIANKAKGIVTCIPDQTMSQAVVDKCKEAGIPIVSADDALQTDAGEKIAPWVGINAYVIGQANGQWLADYANKNKLAEDPECGLMILTMDTVSSCVPRAEGELDKFTEVCPGFPKERIFKADHDGTTDKGNVAATSVITAHPEIKKWLVTGANEEGTIGAVRALESAGLDANAIAVGLGAYMAKDEWNNKGADGTCMKAAAYFSSDSVGAGSVNVLYDVISGKEVPIETAVDAVIVTPENYKEVMGKAAE; the protein is encoded by the coding sequence ATGAAAAAAACAGCAGCGATTATTTTGGCAGCAGCAATGGCAATGGGGTTAACAGCCTGCAGCGGATTTGGCGATGAAAAGCCGGCGGAAACCACGACAGCAGGTACGGCAGAGACAACAACAGGCGGGACCCAGACGGAAGCAGGGGCAAAGGGTGTCGTTTATGGAATCTACAAGGCCGGGGACCAGACATGGTTCATTGACGAAGGGGCAGCGGCTCAGAAGGCAGTGGAAGAAAAGGGCGATGAATTTATCTATGTGGATGCAAAAATGAATCCGGAAGAATACTTAAAGGCCATTGACAATGCCATTGCAAATAAGGCAAAGGGGATCGTTACCTGTATCCCGGACCAGACCATGTCACAGGCCGTGGTTGATAAATGCAAGGAAGCTGGCATCCCGATTGTATCAGCCGATGATGCGCTCCAGACGGATGCAGGGGAAAAGATCGCTCCATGGGTGGGCATTAATGCATACGTAATCGGACAGGCCAACGGCCAGTGGCTGGCGGATTATGCCAATAAAAATAAACTGGCAGAAGATCCGGAATGTGGGCTGATGATTCTGACCATGGATACGGTTTCCTCCTGTGTTCCCAGGGCTGAAGGAGAATTAGACAAGTTTACGGAAGTTTGCCCTGGTTTTCCGAAAGAGCGGATTTTCAAAGCCGATCATGACGGGACTACAGATAAGGGAAATGTAGCTGCGACATCAGTCATCACCGCCCATCCGGAAATCAAAAAGTGGCTGGTAACGGGAGCCAATGAAGAAGGTACGATCGGTGCAGTCCGTGCTTTGGAAAGCGCAGGATTAGATGCCAATGCAATTGCAGTAGGTCTTGGAGCTTATATGGCAAAAGATGAGTGGAACAACAAGGGAGCCGACGGAACCTGCATGAAGGCAGCAGCTTATTTCTCCTCTGATTCGGTAGGAGCAGGCTCGGTCAATGTATTATACGATGTGATCAGCGGAAAAGAAGTTCCTATAGAGACAGCCGTAGATGCGGTGATCGTTACCCCCGAAAATTATAAGGAAGTGATGGGGAAAGCAGCGGAATAA
- a CDS encoding sugar ABC transporter ATP-binding protein — MGSVLEFQNISKYFPGVKALDQVSFQAHSGEVLAFLGENGAGKSTLLKVLNGDYQPTGGKYLLDGFEKHFQSPHEAIEEGISVIYQERQILLELSVAENIYLGRMPASRLGFIDIRKANEMTAKIIEDFGLPISPTTKVKDLSIAYQQMVEIMKAYSRENLKVICFDEPTASLSDSEIESLFRIIGKLKEEEKIIIYVSHRMDELRRITDKVAIFKDGRYVATVETGAVPEAELIRMMVGRDLGDIYRSLDRNKVIGDVLLEVKNLSSDYVKENSFVLRKGEVLGFSGLVGAGRTELMRAIIGADEVKGGEIYLEGKKIRNRSPHEAMEHGIVLVPEDRKLQGILSNLSVSDNMNIAMLDTNSNRLGFVNGEKEEELAQKGIQDFKIKTPSPDKKIVELSGGNQQKCIVARWISTNPKVLILDEPTKGIDVGAKSEFYHMICKFAKEGLGIILISSELPEVIGLSDRIIVMKSLRITGEIAAEEATESKLLSLGMIGEVQE, encoded by the coding sequence ATGGGGAGCGTATTGGAATTCCAGAATATATCCAAATATTTTCCCGGAGTAAAGGCGTTGGACCAGGTATCCTTTCAGGCGCATTCCGGGGAGGTTCTGGCATTTTTAGGGGAAAACGGGGCAGGCAAGTCCACCCTGTTAAAGGTGCTCAATGGGGATTACCAGCCTACCGGGGGAAAATATCTCCTTGATGGATTTGAGAAGCATTTTCAGTCTCCTCATGAGGCCATTGAGGAAGGAATTTCTGTCATATATCAGGAGCGGCAGATTCTATTGGAATTATCCGTGGCGGAGAATATTTATCTGGGGAGAATGCCTGCGAGCAGGCTGGGATTCATCGATATCCGTAAGGCAAATGAGATGACTGCAAAAATAATAGAGGATTTTGGACTTCCCATCAGTCCAACCACTAAGGTAAAGGATTTAAGTATCGCCTATCAGCAGATGGTGGAGATTATGAAGGCCTATTCCAGAGAAAATCTAAAGGTGATCTGCTTTGACGAGCCTACGGCCTCCCTGTCGGATTCGGAGATCGAATCTTTATTTAGGATCATTGGGAAGTTAAAGGAAGAGGAAAAGATCATTATCTATGTATCTCACCGTATGGACGAGCTTCGGAGGATTACGGATAAGGTGGCAATTTTTAAAGACGGACGTTACGTGGCCACGGTGGAGACAGGAGCGGTTCCGGAAGCAGAACTGATCCGAATGATGGTGGGCCGTGACCTGGGGGATATTTACAGAAGCTTAGACAGGAACAAGGTGATTGGAGATGTACTTCTGGAGGTGAAAAACTTATCCTCGGACTATGTAAAAGAAAATTCCTTTGTACTGCGAAAAGGAGAGGTGTTAGGTTTTTCCGGTCTTGTAGGGGCGGGAAGGACGGAACTTATGAGGGCCATCATTGGAGCTGACGAGGTAAAGGGCGGTGAGATCTATCTGGAAGGAAAGAAAATACGCAACCGCTCTCCTCATGAAGCCATGGAGCATGGGATTGTTCTGGTGCCGGAGGACCGGAAGCTTCAGGGGATTCTTTCAAATTTGAGCGTCAGCGATAATATGAACATTGCCATGCTGGATACCAATTCCAACAGGCTGGGGTTTGTAAACGGAGAGAAGGAAGAGGAGCTGGCACAAAAGGGAATCCAGGATTTTAAGATCAAGACTCCGTCTCCTGACAAAAAGATCGTGGAGCTTTCCGGCGGAAACCAGCAGAAATGTATTGTGGCCCGCTGGATCAGCACGAATCCAAAGGTGCTCATCCTGGATGAGCCGACCAAGGGAATTGACGTAGGCGCCAAATCAGAGTTTTATCATATGATCTGTAAATTTGCCAAGGAAGGACTGGGGATTATTCTGATATCCTCCGAGCTTCCTGAGGTCATCGGTCTGTCGGACCGGATCATTGTTATGAAATCACTGAGAATCACAGGAGAAATAGCGGCGGAGGAAGCGACCGAAAGCAAGCTTCTGAGCCTGGGTATGATTGGGGAGGTACAGGAATAA
- a CDS encoding DUF5107 domain-containing protein: protein MEAVKIWEESIVIPTYEVGEADKNPMFLESRVYQGSSGKIYPYPTIEKIHDTRTDKAYQAVWLENEYLKVMILPELGGRIQRAFDKTNQYDFVYYNHVIKPALVGLCGPWISGGIEFNWPQHHRPTTYSPVDYMLIEHEDGSKTCRICDVDQMYGTKGEASFTLHPGKAYIEIKGQLYNPTPMPQTFLWWANPAVPVNDYTQSIFPPDVHAVMDHGKRDVSRFPIATGVYYKHDYSEGIDISRYKNIPVPTSYMAEKSEFNFVGGYDYQVGAGILHVADHHISPGKKQWTWGCGDFGKAWDRNLTDEDGPYIELMTGVYTDNQPDFTWLKPMEEKTFTQYFMPYKAVGPVKNASIHAVINLETRENEIHIAAYGTQEYPDARILLTYGKETLLNETTLLSPVHTYEKTLHTGVEDETRLTLKVLSGERELVSYTPLKKEVPKLPSPAKAANDPEKIMTNEELYLTGLHIEQYRHATYRPDPYYIEGLKRDPEDIRINNAYGSLLMRRGCFEEAEEHFRKALKRAVRKNPNPYDSEPYYNLGLALLYQGKIEEAFDAFYKATWSGEQQEMSFYYLSCIESMRGNYESALEFVEKGLVRNSHNVKARALNAYLLRRLDRTAEARALIEENLKVDSFDYISRLEAAYLEPGRQEEIRMEISRMARGFHENYLMAARHYAEFGAYEAAVQTLEQCSVKWPMLYYYKAYYLKLMGKDGSEALKEALEQAERCCTDYCFPNKLEDISVLKFAAEKDPEGANANYYLGNLYYDKLQYHTAISYWEQSARLNPVFPTVWRNLSLAYYNKEKDREKAREAMEKAYVLNPDDARIFLELDQLYKKLDMPVAERLEKYEAVRDVFMKRDDLMIEYATLLNLLGRYGEAYEFIMSYKFHPWEGGEGKVTAQYVVSLVELARQAMDAKDWGRAEEYLTNALKYPENLGEGKLEGTKDNHINYYLGEVMENLGKTEAARACYEVASVGTDEPAGMMYYNDQPADMIYYQGLAKEELGKPVEARARFYKLLDYGEQHMFDNIKIEYFAVSLPDFLIYEDDLDKKNKAHCNYLIGLGKMGLGDIKGAKEAFKETIQLDNAHLNAIRYINMI, encoded by the coding sequence ATGGAAGCAGTAAAAATATGGGAGGAGTCCATCGTCATACCCACTTATGAGGTGGGGGAAGCGGATAAAAATCCGATGTTTCTGGAAAGCCGTGTTTATCAGGGAAGCTCAGGAAAAATTTACCCTTATCCTACCATTGAGAAGATCCATGATACCAGGACGGACAAAGCCTATCAGGCAGTCTGGCTGGAAAATGAATACTTAAAGGTAATGATACTTCCGGAGCTTGGCGGAAGAATCCAGCGGGCCTTTGACAAAACAAATCAATATGATTTCGTCTATTACAACCACGTCATAAAGCCCGCCCTGGTAGGGCTCTGCGGACCCTGGATCAGCGGCGGGATTGAATTTAACTGGCCCCAGCACCACCGGCCGACCACCTATTCCCCTGTAGACTATATGCTGATAGAACATGAGGATGGTTCTAAAACCTGCCGGATCTGCGATGTGGACCAGATGTACGGAACCAAGGGAGAGGCCAGCTTCACCCTGCATCCCGGAAAGGCCTATATTGAGATAAAGGGTCAGCTTTACAACCCCACGCCAATGCCCCAGACCTTTTTATGGTGGGCAAACCCGGCGGTTCCGGTCAATGACTACACTCAGTCCATTTTCCCGCCGGATGTCCATGCCGTTATGGATCACGGAAAAAGAGATGTATCTCGTTTCCCCATTGCCACAGGGGTCTATTATAAGCATGATTACAGTGAAGGCATTGATATTTCCCGTTATAAGAATATTCCGGTACCTACCTCTTACATGGCTGAAAAGAGTGAGTTTAACTTTGTAGGTGGCTATGATTACCAGGTGGGGGCGGGAATCCTTCATGTAGCAGATCATCACATTTCGCCAGGAAAGAAGCAGTGGACCTGGGGCTGCGGGGATTTCGGAAAGGCCTGGGACCGGAATCTGACCGATGAGGACGGTCCTTACATTGAGCTGATGACCGGTGTTTACACTGATAATCAGCCGGATTTCACCTGGTTAAAGCCAATGGAGGAAAAAACCTTTACCCAGTATTTCATGCCTTATAAGGCTGTTGGTCCTGTGAAAAACGCCTCCATTCACGCCGTCATAAACCTGGAGACAAGGGAAAATGAGATCCATATAGCTGCATACGGAACCCAGGAGTATCCTGATGCGAGGATTCTGCTGACATACGGGAAGGAGACGCTTCTTAATGAAACCACCCTTCTTTCTCCGGTCCATACTTATGAAAAGACGCTGCATACCGGCGTGGAGGATGAGACAAGGCTGACTCTTAAAGTTCTTTCCGGCGAAAGGGAGCTGGTTTCCTATACCCCCTTAAAGAAGGAGGTTCCAAAGCTTCCAAGCCCTGCAAAAGCAGCCAATGATCCGGAAAAGATTATGACAAATGAAGAGTTGTATCTTACCGGGCTTCATATCGAGCAGTACCGCCATGCTACTTACAGACCGGATCCTTATTACATAGAGGGCTTAAAAAGGGATCCTGAAGATATCCGCATCAATAATGCCTATGGCTCCCTGCTCATGCGTAGAGGCTGCTTTGAGGAGGCAGAGGAGCATTTCAGGAAGGCGTTAAAACGGGCTGTGCGAAAAAATCCCAACCCTTATGACTCTGAGCCTTACTACAATCTGGGCCTGGCGCTTTTGTATCAGGGGAAGATTGAGGAAGCCTTTGATGCCTTTTATAAGGCCACGTGGTCAGGGGAGCAGCAGGAAATGAGTTTTTATTATCTTTCCTGCATCGAATCCATGAGAGGAAATTATGAAAGTGCTCTGGAATTTGTGGAAAAGGGACTGGTGAGAAATTCACATAATGTAAAGGCCAGAGCCTTAAACGCCTATCTCTTACGCAGGCTGGACAGGACGGCAGAAGCCAGGGCTCTCATTGAGGAGAATTTGAAGGTGGACTCCTTTGACTATATATCCCGCTTGGAAGCAGCATATCTGGAGCCAGGACGTCAGGAGGAAATCCGGATGGAGATAAGCCGGATGGCCAGAGGCTTTCACGAAAACTACTTAATGGCAGCCAGGCATTATGCGGAATTCGGTGCATACGAAGCCGCCGTCCAGACCCTGGAACAGTGTTCCGTGAAATGGCCCATGCTCTATTATTATAAAGCCTACTATCTGAAGCTTATGGGAAAAGACGGATCTGAAGCTTTAAAAGAAGCTTTAGAGCAGGCGGAGAGGTGCTGCACGGATTACTGTTTCCCTAATAAGCTGGAGGACATCTCAGTGCTTAAGTTTGCGGCGGAAAAGGATCCGGAAGGAGCCAACGCCAATTATTATCTGGGTAATTTATATTATGATAAGCTTCAGTACCATACTGCTATTTCTTATTGGGAGCAGTCTGCCCGGTTAAATCCCGTGTTTCCAACCGTGTGGAGAAATTTATCACTGGCTTATTACAACAAAGAAAAGGACAGGGAAAAGGCAAGAGAGGCCATGGAAAAGGCCTATGTCCTAAACCCGGACGATGCAAGGATCTTTTTGGAATTGGATCAGCTTTACAAAAAGCTGGATATGCCTGTGGCAGAACGTCTGGAAAAATATGAAGCTGTAAGAGATGTATTTATGAAACGTGACGATCTGATGATTGAGTATGCAACACTTTTAAATCTTTTAGGACGTTACGGAGAGGCTTATGAATTCATTATGAGCTATAAATTCCATCCATGGGAAGGCGGAGAGGGAAAAGTGACCGCCCAGTATGTGGTCTCCCTTGTGGAGCTGGCCAGGCAGGCTATGGATGCAAAGGATTGGGGCAGGGCGGAAGAATACCTGACAAATGCCCTGAAGTACCCGGAGAATCTGGGAGAAGGAAAGCTAGAAGGAACAAAGGACAATCATATCAATTATTATCTGGGTGAGGTCATGGAGAATCTGGGAAAGACTGAGGCAGCAAGAGCCTGTTATGAAGTGGCCAGTGTGGGAACGGATGAACCGGCAGGCATGATGTATTACAATGACCAGCCTGCGGATATGATTTATTACCAGGGGCTGGCTAAGGAAGAGCTGGGAAAACCGGTGGAGGCCAGGGCCAGGTTCTATAAGCTGCTGGATTACGGAGAACAGCATATGTTCGATAACATAAAGATTGAATATTTCGCCGTATCCCTGCCCGATTTCCTGATTTATGAAGATGACCTGGATAAGAAAAACAAAGCCCATTGTAACTATCTTATAGGGCTTGGTAAAATGGGGCTTGGAGATATAAAGGGGGCGAAGGAAGCTTTCAAGGAGACCATACAGCTGGATAATGCCCATTTAAATGCGATCAGGTATATAAATATGATATAA
- a CDS encoding aldose epimerase family protein, protein MKIKTRELWNQAGTAYTVYDMSTSLGMTVSVTALGAAILQIAIRDESGREQPITLGFENMEPYESCICYAGATLGPNAGRIGEALLPVGPQICRLSKNDGKNQLHGGINNLSVQLWQVTSVTSGLESASILLSAVQPDGLDGYPGNRIYQVKYTLEDTNWLTIEYTAVTDAPTYINMSNHTYWNLSGDFSVSGLEQEVQIFANNVCINNKDHLPADVIPAPDSVFDFRSPRQLLSLIRSVKSPVCKEQLSIGRGYNNAYILNRNQSFRPLRSAKRPAEIHKAGILRDRRTGRTLKVMTDAPALVLYSGGFLPAGMALCGGAPSSASCAIALEAQDIPDVMHLLPGNYRLTTPEQPFFRTIRYHIS, encoded by the coding sequence ATGAAAATCAAAACCAGAGAATTATGGAATCAGGCGGGAACCGCTTATACGGTTTATGATATGAGCACCAGCCTGGGCATGACGGTATCCGTAACGGCGCTTGGAGCGGCCATTCTACAGATTGCCATAAGAGACGAAAGCGGCAGGGAACAGCCAATCACCCTGGGCTTTGAGAATATGGAACCATATGAAAGCTGTATCTGCTATGCAGGAGCCACCCTTGGGCCAAATGCCGGAAGAATTGGGGAAGCCTTACTTCCTGTAGGACCGCAAATATGCAGGCTTTCAAAAAATGACGGGAAGAACCAACTCCACGGAGGGATAAATAACTTATCAGTCCAACTCTGGCAGGTAACTTCTGTGACTTCCGGTCTGGAATCGGCCTCTATCCTGCTGTCTGCAGTCCAGCCAGACGGCCTGGATGGGTATCCGGGCAACAGGATCTATCAAGTAAAATATACCCTGGAAGACACCAACTGGCTTACCATAGAATACACCGCGGTGACGGACGCTCCTACCTATATCAACATGTCCAACCACACCTACTGGAATCTATCCGGTGATTTTTCTGTCTCCGGTCTGGAACAGGAGGTCCAGATATTTGCAAATAACGTGTGCATAAATAATAAGGACCATTTGCCGGCCGATGTCATTCCTGCCCCAGATTCCGTTTTTGACTTCCGTTCTCCCAGGCAGCTTCTATCCCTAATCCGTTCTGTTAAAAGCCCTGTCTGCAAGGAGCAGCTTTCCATTGGAAGGGGATACAATAATGCCTACATCCTTAACAGAAATCAGTCGTTCCGTCCGCTGCGGTCTGCAAAACGACCTGCAGAGATTCATAAGGCCGGCATCCTGCGGGATAGGAGGACCGGACGAACCCTGAAAGTAATGACGGATGCACCCGCCCTGGTTTTGTATTCAGGGGGATTTTTGCCCGCTGGAATGGCTTTGTGCGGCGGTGCGCCCTCCTCCGCCTCTTGTGCCATTGCTCTGGAAGCACAGGATATTCCTGATGTGATGCATCTGCTGCCCGGCAATTACCGGCTCACCACCCCGGAACAGCCGTTTTTCAGGACCATCCGGTACCATATTTCATAG
- a CDS encoding DUF542 domain-containing protein — MITGKMKVADVVKAYPEAVEIFNDFHIDYCCGGKEDLEEAIQKLGIESKSFIELLNKKIVNQPKRSNKGQVLAVERLMEMEVPDLIDYIINTHHSKERILLADIDELINKVLLAHYEHHQAQLVPLHGLFSDLRKELQEHFAKEEKLIFPYMKKSFAGDMRSGYVKDLEAEHEAAGNLIKEITACTNDFTAPEDGCASYRMAFQKLQELINDVYIHIFTENSLLFPKYEGGN; from the coding sequence ATGATTACAGGTAAAATGAAAGTGGCCGATGTTGTTAAGGCCTATCCGGAAGCAGTTGAGATCTTTAATGACTTTCATATTGATTATTGCTGCGGCGGAAAGGAAGACTTGGAAGAGGCCATACAGAAGCTGGGAATCGAATCAAAGAGCTTTATCGAACTGCTGAATAAAAAAATTGTGAATCAACCTAAACGATCAAACAAAGGACAAGTGCTGGCCGTGGAACGGCTGATGGAAATGGAAGTTCCAGACCTGATTGATTATATTATTAACACTCATCATTCGAAAGAAAGAATCCTGCTGGCAGATATTGATGAGCTGATCAATAAGGTCTTGCTGGCTCATTACGAACACCATCAAGCACAGCTTGTTCCCTTACACGGGCTTTTTTCAGACTTGAGAAAGGAACTCCAGGAGCATTTCGCAAAGGAAGAAAAGCTTATTTTCCCTTATATGAAAAAAAGCTTTGCAGGTGACATGCGCTCCGGATATGTGAAGGATTTAGAGGCTGAACATGAAGCAGCCGGAAACCTGATAAAAGAAATCACAGCCTGCACCAATGATTTTACTGCGCCGGAAGATGGTTGTGCCTCTTACCGCATGGCATTTCAAAAGCTGCAGGAACTGATTAATGATGTGTATATTCATATATTTACTGAAAACTCACTGCTGTTTCCAAAGTATGAAGGAGGAAATTGA
- a CDS encoding ABC transporter permease gives MGTNKKSRIKIDGDKIVLLAAIVVVFGLFTSLNKNFLSVTNLINILVAASLVGLVAVGHTYLIIAGQNDLSPGSVAAFSGVMAALLVGKGVPFGVALILTIGCGILIGFFNSFMVNRIHLEAFIATLVTQSIIRGFAYIICGGKPVSISNRTFLILGKARILNIPLSVWIMVICIIIFGIILSKTKFGRSVYAIGGSMEAARLAGLNPKRIITTCYVMMGILCSIGGIIFAARMNSGQPAANVNLEFDAITAVILGGVSFIGGVGNMGGTILGIILIQSFNTGLTMVNVPSFWQFVAKGGLLLFALATDYLRKQKRERDLLAASMKNL, from the coding sequence ATGGGAACAAATAAGAAAAGCAGAATCAAAATAGATGGTGACAAGATCGTACTGCTTGCGGCAATCGTGGTGGTATTTGGGCTTTTTACCTCTCTGAATAAGAACTTTCTTTCGGTTACGAACTTAATCAATATTCTGGTGGCGGCTTCCCTTGTAGGGCTGGTGGCTGTGGGCCATACATATTTAATCATTGCAGGTCAGAATGACTTGTCTCCTGGCTCTGTAGCTGCGTTTTCCGGCGTTATGGCGGCTCTTTTAGTAGGCAAGGGCGTTCCTTTCGGGGTTGCGCTGATTCTTACCATCGGCTGCGGGATCCTCATCGGATTTTTCAATTCCTTTATGGTGAACCGGATTCATCTGGAGGCCTTTATTGCAACCCTGGTGACCCAGTCCATTATCAGAGGCTTTGCCTATATCATATGCGGCGGAAAGCCGGTTTCCATCAGCAACAGGACCTTTCTTATCCTGGGAAAAGCAAGGATCTTAAACATTCCCCTTTCCGTATGGATCATGGTGATCTGTATCATAATCTTTGGCATCATACTTTCCAAAACGAAATTCGGAAGAAGCGTATATGCCATCGGCGGCAGCATGGAAGCTGCCAGACTTGCAGGATTAAATCCCAAAAGGATCATTACCACCTGTTATGTGATGATGGGAATCCTCTGTTCCATCGGCGGAATCATCTTCGCGGCCCGTATGAATTCCGGTCAGCCTGCGGCTAATGTGAACCTGGAATTTGATGCAATTACGGCGGTTATTCTGGGCGGAGTATCTTTCATCGGCGGAGTTGGAAATATGGGAGGAACCATTCTTGGAATCATACTGATCCAGTCCTTTAACACAGGTCTTACTATGGTAAATGTCCCCAGCTTCTGGCAGTTTGTGGCAAAGGGAGGGCTTCTCTTATTCGCCCTGGCAACAGACTATTTAAGAAAACAGAAAAGAGAGCGTGATTTACTGGCAGCATCCATGAAGAATTTATAA